The following proteins are co-located in the Salvelinus sp. IW2-2015 linkage group LG36, ASM291031v2, whole genome shotgun sequence genome:
- the LOC111959713 gene encoding cystathionine beta-synthase-like, with the protein MSSVLSSTDSVGAEPSVCPNAAKLSNTQAKGVAAILKGGCKVNGEAMLNGHKLSINGSAQVNGDSAGHKAQNGSVHVNGHEGKNDLEKAAAGVQERQWIRPDLPSKCTWKLGGSSVDSPHCHSELTEAPSILPNILGKIGDTPLVRMNKIPKAFGLKCELLAKCEFFNAGGSVKDRISLRMVEDAERNGILKPGDTIIEPTSGNTGIGLALASAVKGYRCIIVMPEKMSMEKVDVLRALGAEIVRTPTAARFDSPESHVGVAWRLKNEIPNSHILDQYRNPSNPLAHYDTTAEEILEQCDGKVDMLVAGAGTGGTITGIARKLKERCPNIKIVGVDPEGSILAEPEKLNKTDKTQYEVEGIGYDFIPTVLDRSVIDRWYKSNDDESFAMSRMLIREEGLLCGGSSGTAMAAAVRMATELKEGQRCVVILPDSIRNYMSKFLSDNWMCDKGFLTPEDQMVSKPWWWNLSLQGLDLFSPLTVLPSVNIKKTIKILKEKAFDQAPVVDESGVILGMVTLGNMLSSVLAGKVKASDPVAKVLYKQFKQVRLTDNLGKLSRILETDHFALVVHEQIQYMEDGSPCLRQMVFGVVTAIDMLNYITTRERQGSTRERTLSECSMTSECSLTD; encoded by the exons ATGTCGTCGGTTCTCTCCAGTACAGACTCTGTGGGCGCCGAGCCCTCCGTCTGCCCCAACGCAGCCAAGCTCAGCAACACGCAAGCCAAAGGAGTGGCTGCCATTTTGAAAGGGGGGTGCAAGGTCAACGGAGAAGCCATGTTGAACGGCCACAAGCTCTCCATTAATGGATCGGCTCAAGTGAACGGGGACAGTGCTGGCCATAAGGCCCAGAATGGGTCGGTCCATGTGAACGGGCACGAGGGGAAGAACGATCTAGAGAAGGCAGCCGCAGGCGTGCAGGAGAGGCAGTGGATCCGTCCTGACTTGCCCAGCAAATGCACTTGGAAACTGGGCGGGTCTTCCGTAGATTCCCCTCACTGCCACTCTGAACT GACTGAAGCCCCCAGCATTCTACCCAACATCCTCGGGAAGATCGGAGACACACCTCTGGTCCGCATGAACAAGATCCCCAAAGCCTTTGGCCTTAAGTGTGAACTCT tggccaAGTGTGAGTTCTTTAACGCAGGGGGCAGTGTGAAGGACCGTATCAGTCTAAGGATGGTGGAGGATGCAGAGAGAAATGGGATCCTCAAACCAGGAGACACCATCATCGAGCCCACCTCTGGCAACACAG gTATTGGTCTGGCCCTGGCCTCTGCAGTTAAAGGCTATCGCTGCATCATCGTCATGCCTGAGAAGATGAGCATGGAGAAG GTGGATGTGCTTAGAGCCTTGGGGGCGGAGATCGTGCGTACCCCAACCGCCGCCCGCTTTGATTCGCCGGAATCCCACGTGGGCGTGGCCTGGCGTCTGAAGAATGAGATTCCCAACTCTCATATCCTGGACCAGTACCGTAACCCTAGCAACCCCCTGGCCCACTACGACACCACTGCCGAGGAGATCCTGGAGCAGTGcgatg GTAAGGTGGACATGTTGGTGGCaggagctggcacaggtggcaccaTCACTGGTATCGCCCGCAAGCTGAAGGAGAGATGCCCCAACATCAAG ATCGTGGGTGTGGACCCTGAGGGTTCTATACTGGCTGAGCCAGAGAAGCTGAACAAAACCGATAAGACCCAGTACGAGGTGGAGGGCATCGGATACGACTTCATCCCTACTGTACTAGACAGATCT GTAATTGACAGGTGGTATAAGTCCAATGACGATGAGTCTTTTGCCATGTCACGCATGCTGATCAGGGAGGAGGGGCTTCTCTGCG GAGGTAGTTCAGGCACGGCCATGGCTGCAGCAGTTAGAATGGCCACAGAGCTGAAGGAGGGCCAGCGCTGTGTCGTCATCCTGCCTGACTCCATCCGCAACTACAT GTCTAAGTTCCTGAGTGACAACTGGATGTGTGATAAGGGCTTCCTAACCCCAGAAGACCAGATGGTGTCCAAACCCTGGTGGTGGAACCTGAGTCTGCAGGGTCTGGACCTATTTTCCCCCCTCACTGTGCTGCCTTCAGTTAACATCAAGAAGACCATCAAGATCCTCAAGGAGAAGGCCTTCGACCAGGCACCCGTCGTTGACGAGTCCGG CGTGATCCTAGGGATGGTTACCCTGGGCAATATGTTGTCTTCAGTACTGGCTGGGAAGGTCAAGGCCTCTGACCCTGTCGCCAAGGTGCTTtacaaacaattcaaacag GTGCGACTGACCGATAACTTGGGAAAGCTGTCCCGTATCCTGGAGACAGATCACTTTGCCCTGGTGGTGCATGAGCAGATCCAAT